One stretch of Macaca nemestrina isolate mMacNem1 chromosome 17, mMacNem.hap1, whole genome shotgun sequence DNA includes these proteins:
- the LOC105469842 gene encoding TBC1 domain family member 3B-like isoform X1, whose protein sequence is MEIAEDADSLRTQERDNIIMNYEKGYRAGLPEDMGPEPVGIYSSTDRFGILHSCPSWESGPQEVPCPPFPVSSPGLSPELDRDRACPFWGLAPSLGQLQALCRSSVLPGLPYSETELPPATAREVKQMRREITRKSKWMEMLGQWETYKNSKKLIDRVYKGIPMNIRGQVWSVLLNIQEVKSKNPRTYKVMKEKGKRSSEHIHQIDLDVRGTLRTHIFFRDRYGAKQRELFHILLAYSEYNPEVGYCRDLSPIAALFLLYLPEEDAFWALVQLLASERHSLQGFHSSNGGTVQGLQDHQEHVVPTSQPKTMWHLDKEGLCAQGSSLGWLLQMLNDGISLGIILRLWDVYLLEGERVLMPMTSIAFKVQRKRLMKTSRSGLWACFRNQFFHTLELDDDAVLKHLRTSTKKLTRKQGDLPPPAKPEQVSSTPRPVPASHGRMTLCNGDRQAPPGPPARFQRPIWLVSPPWAPRSSTSCPGGAVREDTYRVGTQGVPSPAPAQERPQGSWRFLEWNSMPRLQTDLDVGGPWFPHYDFEQSCLVRTVSQEDQLATCWQAEHPAEGVRLAFTALSHSVDMDFQPCTAPSTDSNQDTSLTAMHEQQCAPTSGPCLCHLYLESSQFPPGF, encoded by the exons ATGGAAATCGCAGAGGATGCAGATAGTTTGCGGACACAGGAACGAGATAACATCATTATGAACTATGAGAAG GGATACCGAGCTGGGCTGCCCGAGGACATGGGGCCTGAGCCTGTTGGAATCTACAGCAGCACTGATCGCTTCGGGATTCTGCA ctcctgcccctcctgggAGTCAGGCCCACAGGAAGTCCCTtgtcctcccttccctgtgtcttcTCCTGGGCTGAGCCCTGAGCTGGATAGGGACAGAGCCTGTCCTTTCTGGGGGTTGGCTCCCAGTCTGGGGCAGCTCCAGGCCCTGTGCAGGTCCTCAGTTCTGCCTGGCTTGCCTTACAGTGAGacagagctgcctcctgccactgctcGGGAGGTGAAG CAAATGCGGCGGGAGATAACACGAAAGAGCAAGTGGATGGAAATGCTGGGACAATGGGAGACATATAAGAACAGTAAAAAG CTGATAGATCGAGTATATAAGGGCATTCCCATGAACATCCGGGGCCAAGTGTGGTCAGTCCTGCTGAACATACAGGAAGTCAAGTCGAAAAACCCCAGAACATACAAG GTCATGaaggagaagggcaagaggtCATCTGAACACATCCACCAGATCGACCTGGACGTGAGGGGGACACTAAGGACTCACATCTTCTTCAGGGATCGATACGGAGCCAA gcAGCGGGAACTATTCCACATCCTCCTGGCATATTCGGAGTATAACCCG GAGGTGGGCTACTGCAGGGACCTGAGCCCCATCGCGGCCTTGTTCCTCCTGTATCTGCCTGAGGAGGATGCATTCTGGGCACTGGTGCAGCTGCTGGCCAGTGAGAGGCACTCCCTGCAGG GGTTCCACAGTTCAAATGGCGGGACAGTCCAGGGACTCCAAGACCATCAGGAGCATGTGGTCCCCACGTCACAACCCAAGACCATGTGGCATCTG GACAAGGAAGGTCTTTGCGCGCAGGGTTCCTCGTTAGGCTGGCTTCTCCAGATGTTGAATGACGGG ATCTCTCTTGGGATCATCCTGCGCCTGTGGGATGTGTATTTGCTGGAAGGAGAACGAGTGTTGATGCCGATGACAAGCATTGCCTTTAAAGTTCAGAGGA AGCGCCTCATGAAGACATCCAGGTCTGGCCTGTGGGCATGTTTTCGGAACCAGTTCTTCCATACTTTAGAGTTGGATGATGACGCTGTGCTCAAGCATCTTAGGACCTCTACGAAGAAACTAACGAGGAAGCAAGGAGACCTGCCACCCCCAG ccAAACCCGAGCAAGTGTCCTCAACACCCAGGCCTGTGCCGGCTTCACATGGCAGGATGACCCTCTGCAATGGGGACAGgcaggcccctccaggcccaccaGCCCGGTTCCAGCGGCCCATTTGGCTAGTTTCCCCACCATGGGCACCTCGTTCTTCCACATCCTGTCCTGGTGGGGCTGTCCGGGAAGACACCTACCGTGTGGGCACTCAGGgtgtgcccagcccagccccggcTCAGGAAAGACCTCAGGGTTCCTGGAGATTCCTGGAGTGGAACTCGATGCCCCGGCTCCAGACGGACCTGGATGTAGGGGGCCCTTGGTTCCCCCATTATGATTTCGAACAGAGCTGCTTGGTCC GCACCGTATCCCAGGAAGACCAGCTGGCCACCTGCTGGCAGGCGGAACATCCTGCGGAGGGGGTGAGATTGGCTTTCACTGCACTGAGCCACAGTGTGGACATGGACTTCCAGCCCTGCACTGCACCCAGCACTGATTCCAACCAGGACACCTCCTTAACAGCTATGCACGAGCAGCAGTgcgctcccacctcagggccttgccTCTGCCACCTCTACTTGGAAAGTTCTCAGTTCCCTCCAGGCTTCTAG
- the LOC105469842 gene encoding TBC1 domain family member 3G-like isoform X3, with the protein MEIAEDADSLRTQERDNIIMNYEKGYRAGLPEDMGPEPVGIYSSTDRFGILHETELPPATAREVKQMRREITRKSKWMEMLGQWETYKNSKKLIDRVYKGIPMNIRGQVWSVLLNIQEVKSKNPRTYKVMKEKGKRSSEHIHQIDLDVRGTLRTHIFFRDRYGAKQRELFHILLAYSEYNPEVGYCRDLSPIAALFLLYLPEEDAFWALVQLLASERHSLQGFHSSNGGTVQGLQDHQEHVVPTSQPKTMWHLISLGIILRLWDVYLLEGERVLMPMTSIAFKVQRKRLMKTSRSGLWACFRNQFFHTLELDDDAVLKHLRTSTKKLTRKQGDLPPPAKPEQVSSTPRPVPASHGRMTLCNGDRQAPPGPPARFQRPIWLVSPPWAPRSSTSCPGGAVREDTYRVGTQGVPSPAPAQERPQGSWRFLEWNSMPRLQTDLDVGGPWFPHYDFEQSCLVRTVSQEDQLATCWQAEHPAEGVRLAFTALSHSVDMDFQPCTAPSTDSNQDTSLTAMHEQQCAPTSGPCLCHLYLESSQFPPGF; encoded by the exons ATGGAAATCGCAGAGGATGCAGATAGTTTGCGGACACAGGAACGAGATAACATCATTATGAACTATGAGAAG GGATACCGAGCTGGGCTGCCCGAGGACATGGGGCCTGAGCCTGTTGGAATCTACAGCAGCACTGATCGCTTCGGGATTCTGCA TGAGacagagctgcctcctgccactgctcGGGAGGTGAAG CAAATGCGGCGGGAGATAACACGAAAGAGCAAGTGGATGGAAATGCTGGGACAATGGGAGACATATAAGAACAGTAAAAAG CTGATAGATCGAGTATATAAGGGCATTCCCATGAACATCCGGGGCCAAGTGTGGTCAGTCCTGCTGAACATACAGGAAGTCAAGTCGAAAAACCCCAGAACATACAAG GTCATGaaggagaagggcaagaggtCATCTGAACACATCCACCAGATCGACCTGGACGTGAGGGGGACACTAAGGACTCACATCTTCTTCAGGGATCGATACGGAGCCAA gcAGCGGGAACTATTCCACATCCTCCTGGCATATTCGGAGTATAACCCG GAGGTGGGCTACTGCAGGGACCTGAGCCCCATCGCGGCCTTGTTCCTCCTGTATCTGCCTGAGGAGGATGCATTCTGGGCACTGGTGCAGCTGCTGGCCAGTGAGAGGCACTCCCTGCAGG GGTTCCACAGTTCAAATGGCGGGACAGTCCAGGGACTCCAAGACCATCAGGAGCATGTGGTCCCCACGTCACAACCCAAGACCATGTGGCATCTG ATCTCTCTTGGGATCATCCTGCGCCTGTGGGATGTGTATTTGCTGGAAGGAGAACGAGTGTTGATGCCGATGACAAGCATTGCCTTTAAAGTTCAGAGGA AGCGCCTCATGAAGACATCCAGGTCTGGCCTGTGGGCATGTTTTCGGAACCAGTTCTTCCATACTTTAGAGTTGGATGATGACGCTGTGCTCAAGCATCTTAGGACCTCTACGAAGAAACTAACGAGGAAGCAAGGAGACCTGCCACCCCCAG ccAAACCCGAGCAAGTGTCCTCAACACCCAGGCCTGTGCCGGCTTCACATGGCAGGATGACCCTCTGCAATGGGGACAGgcaggcccctccaggcccaccaGCCCGGTTCCAGCGGCCCATTTGGCTAGTTTCCCCACCATGGGCACCTCGTTCTTCCACATCCTGTCCTGGTGGGGCTGTCCGGGAAGACACCTACCGTGTGGGCACTCAGGgtgtgcccagcccagccccggcTCAGGAAAGACCTCAGGGTTCCTGGAGATTCCTGGAGTGGAACTCGATGCCCCGGCTCCAGACGGACCTGGATGTAGGGGGCCCTTGGTTCCCCCATTATGATTTCGAACAGAGCTGCTTGGTCC GCACCGTATCCCAGGAAGACCAGCTGGCCACCTGCTGGCAGGCGGAACATCCTGCGGAGGGGGTGAGATTGGCTTTCACTGCACTGAGCCACAGTGTGGACATGGACTTCCAGCCCTGCACTGCACCCAGCACTGATTCCAACCAGGACACCTCCTTAACAGCTATGCACGAGCAGCAGTgcgctcccacctcagggccttgccTCTGCCACCTCTACTTGGAAAGTTCTCAGTTCCCTCCAGGCTTCTAG
- the LOC105469842 gene encoding TBC1 domain family member 3B-like isoform X2, whose translation MEIAEDADSLRTQERDNIIMNYEKGYRAGLPEDMGPEPVGIYSSTDRFGILHETELPPATAREVKQMRREITRKSKWMEMLGQWETYKNSKKLIDRVYKGIPMNIRGQVWSVLLNIQEVKSKNPRTYKVMKEKGKRSSEHIHQIDLDVRGTLRTHIFFRDRYGAKQRELFHILLAYSEYNPEVGYCRDLSPIAALFLLYLPEEDAFWALVQLLASERHSLQGFHSSNGGTVQGLQDHQEHVVPTSQPKTMWHLDKEGLCAQGSSLGWLLQMLNDGISLGIILRLWDVYLLEGERVLMPMTSIAFKVQRKRLMKTSRSGLWACFRNQFFHTLELDDDAVLKHLRTSTKKLTRKQGDLPPPAKPEQVSSTPRPVPASHGRMTLCNGDRQAPPGPPARFQRPIWLVSPPWAPRSSTSCPGGAVREDTYRVGTQGVPSPAPAQERPQGSWRFLEWNSMPRLQTDLDVGGPWFPHYDFEQSCLVRTVSQEDQLATCWQAEHPAEGVRLAFTALSHSVDMDFQPCTAPSTDSNQDTSLTAMHEQQCAPTSGPCLCHLYLESSQFPPGF comes from the exons ATGGAAATCGCAGAGGATGCAGATAGTTTGCGGACACAGGAACGAGATAACATCATTATGAACTATGAGAAG GGATACCGAGCTGGGCTGCCCGAGGACATGGGGCCTGAGCCTGTTGGAATCTACAGCAGCACTGATCGCTTCGGGATTCTGCA TGAGacagagctgcctcctgccactgctcGGGAGGTGAAG CAAATGCGGCGGGAGATAACACGAAAGAGCAAGTGGATGGAAATGCTGGGACAATGGGAGACATATAAGAACAGTAAAAAG CTGATAGATCGAGTATATAAGGGCATTCCCATGAACATCCGGGGCCAAGTGTGGTCAGTCCTGCTGAACATACAGGAAGTCAAGTCGAAAAACCCCAGAACATACAAG GTCATGaaggagaagggcaagaggtCATCTGAACACATCCACCAGATCGACCTGGACGTGAGGGGGACACTAAGGACTCACATCTTCTTCAGGGATCGATACGGAGCCAA gcAGCGGGAACTATTCCACATCCTCCTGGCATATTCGGAGTATAACCCG GAGGTGGGCTACTGCAGGGACCTGAGCCCCATCGCGGCCTTGTTCCTCCTGTATCTGCCTGAGGAGGATGCATTCTGGGCACTGGTGCAGCTGCTGGCCAGTGAGAGGCACTCCCTGCAGG GGTTCCACAGTTCAAATGGCGGGACAGTCCAGGGACTCCAAGACCATCAGGAGCATGTGGTCCCCACGTCACAACCCAAGACCATGTGGCATCTG GACAAGGAAGGTCTTTGCGCGCAGGGTTCCTCGTTAGGCTGGCTTCTCCAGATGTTGAATGACGGG ATCTCTCTTGGGATCATCCTGCGCCTGTGGGATGTGTATTTGCTGGAAGGAGAACGAGTGTTGATGCCGATGACAAGCATTGCCTTTAAAGTTCAGAGGA AGCGCCTCATGAAGACATCCAGGTCTGGCCTGTGGGCATGTTTTCGGAACCAGTTCTTCCATACTTTAGAGTTGGATGATGACGCTGTGCTCAAGCATCTTAGGACCTCTACGAAGAAACTAACGAGGAAGCAAGGAGACCTGCCACCCCCAG ccAAACCCGAGCAAGTGTCCTCAACACCCAGGCCTGTGCCGGCTTCACATGGCAGGATGACCCTCTGCAATGGGGACAGgcaggcccctccaggcccaccaGCCCGGTTCCAGCGGCCCATTTGGCTAGTTTCCCCACCATGGGCACCTCGTTCTTCCACATCCTGTCCTGGTGGGGCTGTCCGGGAAGACACCTACCGTGTGGGCACTCAGGgtgtgcccagcccagccccggcTCAGGAAAGACCTCAGGGTTCCTGGAGATTCCTGGAGTGGAACTCGATGCCCCGGCTCCAGACGGACCTGGATGTAGGGGGCCCTTGGTTCCCCCATTATGATTTCGAACAGAGCTGCTTGGTCC GCACCGTATCCCAGGAAGACCAGCTGGCCACCTGCTGGCAGGCGGAACATCCTGCGGAGGGGGTGAGATTGGCTTTCACTGCACTGAGCCACAGTGTGGACATGGACTTCCAGCCCTGCACTGCACCCAGCACTGATTCCAACCAGGACACCTCCTTAACAGCTATGCACGAGCAGCAGTgcgctcccacctcagggccttgccTCTGCCACCTCTACTTGGAAAGTTCTCAGTTCCCTCCAGGCTTCTAG